One Prosthecodimorpha staleyi DNA window includes the following coding sequences:
- a CDS encoding GtrA family protein, whose amino-acid sequence MSFSRLVLRYTAFAVLATLVNLATQRGILAFGTGPALFAAALIAGTGTGLVTKYWLDKHWIFFDRDRGLAAHSRQFTLYTVMGLATTAIFWGLETAFWLAWQSDAMREAGGVLGLAIGYVVKYNLDRRFVFTGARHVPAHAG is encoded by the coding sequence GTGTCGTTCAGTCGCCTGGTGCTGCGCTACACCGCCTTTGCGGTGCTCGCCACTCTGGTCAACCTTGCCACCCAGCGCGGCATCCTGGCCTTCGGCACCGGGCCGGCGCTGTTCGCCGCCGCCCTGATCGCCGGCACCGGCACCGGGCTGGTGACGAAATACTGGCTCGACAAGCACTGGATCTTCTTCGACCGGGACCGCGGCCTCGCGGCGCATTCGCGCCAGTTCACGCTCTATACGGTGATGGGGCTGGCCACGACGGCGATCTTCTGGGGCCTGGAGACGGCCTTCTGGCTCGCCTGGCAGTCGGATGCCATGCGCGAGGCCGGCGGCGTGCTCGGCCTCGCGATCGGATATGTGGTCAAGTACAATCTCGACCGCCGCTTCGTCTTCACCGGCGCGCGCCACGTCCCGGCCCATGCCGGCTGA
- a CDS encoding VIT domain-containing protein, protein MTTDILASPDPLGRWKAGAHIRGSDTPVPLISTRYDIRIRGALAEIATRRVFRNAEAGSIEATLTFPVPVQATLYGLTATIDGRRLVAQAAARGAAREVYETAIDRGRTAVLHEEVLRGIHMLSIANIPPGGEVAVEDRWVVALTTLGPATDRLTPDGSVAVLRIPVTVGDLYGRSPLPDSDDLVGGGAPARASIYATADTGALTVNGLRPGADGLEVPLGRPIDLRLEGWRPAALSAPFGDGRGLRLTLAPAPIAENRLDCDLLLDESGSMGERDPGGRTKHETAVAGLRDAVGRLRPGDRLRLWRFDERHDFVGAVTDATSLETALRGLTGPHGGTEIGGALAAVADRPESRTVVIVTDGKSYALDVQALAQTGRRFTVVLIGEDSLEANVGHLAALSGGDLFVGAAADTGRLLAAAVASARQPIAPPASGGDPLRDGLALTRSGLTITVDFHPGPEAGAEDEAVAAFAAGLILPRLDAAAATELALRHRLVTHLTSLVMVDEAGAVSEELPATRKVALPTMDFEMAVAMDVAMFRTFSPSMATPGSPARSRTAPTKVMLPDHDAPASAPSGGAVDPAEPDAAARAPSLLRRLFRRRGDGDLKTIAASIPWHDITDLADLPGRLTPEQAAALDRLARHPAVVALAARLGRRVEIVAAALLAELARPGDRNAGRLARRGLAGCVKAEIAALWQAIAP, encoded by the coding sequence ATGACGACTGATATCCTCGCAAGCCCCGATCCGCTCGGCCGCTGGAAAGCCGGCGCCCACATTCGCGGCAGCGACACGCCGGTGCCGCTGATTTCGACCCGCTACGACATCCGAATCCGCGGCGCCCTCGCCGAGATCGCCACGCGCCGCGTCTTCCGCAACGCCGAAGCCGGCAGCATCGAGGCGACCCTGACCTTCCCGGTGCCGGTCCAGGCGACGCTCTACGGACTGACCGCCACCATCGACGGCCGCCGGCTGGTCGCACAGGCGGCGGCCCGCGGCGCGGCGCGCGAGGTCTACGAGACGGCGATCGACCGCGGCCGCACCGCCGTCCTGCACGAGGAGGTCCTGCGCGGCATCCACATGCTGTCGATCGCCAACATCCCGCCCGGCGGCGAGGTTGCGGTCGAAGACCGCTGGGTCGTGGCGTTGACCACGCTCGGGCCGGCCACCGACCGGCTGACGCCGGATGGGTCGGTCGCCGTGCTGCGCATTCCGGTCACGGTCGGCGACCTCTACGGCCGCTCGCCCCTGCCCGATTCCGACGATTTGGTCGGAGGCGGCGCGCCGGCACGGGCGAGCATCTATGCGACCGCCGACACCGGCGCCCTCACGGTCAACGGCCTCCGCCCGGGTGCGGACGGCCTGGAGGTCCCGCTCGGCCGGCCGATCGACCTGCGCCTGGAAGGCTGGCGGCCGGCCGCCCTGTCCGCACCGTTCGGCGACGGCCGCGGTCTGCGGCTGACGCTCGCCCCTGCCCCCATCGCCGAGAACCGGCTCGACTGCGACCTGCTCCTCGACGAATCCGGCTCCATGGGCGAGCGCGATCCCGGCGGGCGCACCAAGCACGAGACCGCCGTCGCCGGTCTCAGGGACGCCGTCGGCCGGCTCCGGCCGGGCGACAGGCTGCGGCTCTGGCGCTTCGACGAGCGGCACGACTTCGTCGGCGCCGTCACCGATGCCACAAGCCTGGAGACGGCGCTGCGCGGCCTGACCGGGCCGCATGGCGGCACCGAGATCGGCGGCGCGCTGGCCGCGGTGGCGGACCGGCCGGAAAGCCGGACCGTGGTCATCGTCACCGACGGCAAGAGCTATGCGCTCGACGTGCAGGCCCTCGCCCAGACCGGCCGGCGCTTCACCGTGGTGCTGATCGGCGAGGACAGTCTCGAGGCCAATGTTGGCCATCTGGCCGCGCTCTCGGGCGGCGATCTCTTCGTCGGGGCGGCTGCCGATACCGGCCGTCTGCTCGCCGCTGCCGTCGCCTCGGCGCGCCAGCCGATCGCCCCGCCGGCCTCCGGCGGCGACCCGCTACGCGACGGGCTCGCCCTGACCCGGTCCGGCCTCACCATCACGGTCGATTTCCATCCCGGCCCCGAGGCCGGTGCGGAGGACGAGGCGGTCGCAGCCTTCGCGGCCGGCCTGATCCTGCCCCGCCTCGACGCCGCGGCTGCGACCGAACTCGCGCTCCGCCATCGGCTGGTCACGCATCTGACCAGCCTGGTCATGGTCGACGAGGCCGGCGCCGTCAGCGAGGAGCTGCCGGCCACCCGCAAGGTCGCGCTGCCGACGATGGACTTCGAGATGGCCGTTGCGATGGACGTTGCGATGTTTCGCACCTTCAGCCCGTCGATGGCCACGCCGGGTTCGCCGGCCCGCAGCCGGACGGCACCGACCAAGGTCATGCTCCCCGATCACGACGCGCCGGCCAGCGCCCCCTCCGGCGGGGCGGTCGACCCGGCCGAACCCGACGCGGCCGCGCGGGCGCCATCTCTGCTGCGCCGCCTGTTCCGGCGCCGGGGCGATGGCGACCTGAAGACCATCGCCGCGTCGATCCCCTGGCACGACATCACCGATCTCGCGGACCTGCCCGGGCGCCTGACACCCGAACAGGCCGCCGCGCTCGACCGGCTCGCCCGGCATCCGGCCGTGGTCGCGCTGGCGGCCCGGCTCGGCCGGCGGGTGGAGATCGTGGCGGCCGCCCTCCTCGCCGAACTGGCCCGACCGGGTGACCGCAACGCCGGCCGCCTGGCCAGGCGCGGGCTCGCCGGCTGCGTCAAGGCGGAGATCGCGGCCTTGTGGCAGGCGATCGCTCCCTGA
- a CDS encoding DUF1636 domain-containing protein, with protein sequence MTARLIVCVTCDRTADPVPSTTRGAALADAVVVRAADRGEDLSVTRVDCLDGCPRPCNAALKARGKPLRRFTNLSPAMADALIDAARAYAADRDGHLPPDLVARLGPHAR encoded by the coding sequence ATGACGGCGCGCCTGATCGTCTGCGTCACCTGCGACCGCACCGCCGATCCCGTTCCGTCGACGACGCGGGGTGCGGCGCTTGCCGATGCGGTGGTGGTCCGCGCCGCGGATCGGGGCGAAGACCTGTCGGTCACCCGCGTCGATTGTCTCGACGGCTGCCCGCGGCCCTGCAACGCGGCCCTCAAGGCACGCGGCAAGCCGTTGCGGCGCTTCACCAATCTGTCTCCCGCGATGGCCGATGCCCTGATCGATGCCGCACGCGCCTATGCGGCCGATCGCGACGGTCACTTGCCGCCGGACCTGGTCGCGCGGCTCGGTCCGCATGCCCGCTGA
- a CDS encoding isopenicillin N synthase family dioxygenase, translating into MSDQLPVIDLSGRDLPRLAALIGAACREIGFFYVIGHGVPQALIDETFARARWFFALDPTEKARVAIERVGNNRGYAALKSEALDPARPADLKEAFNVGLELAADHPDLQAGVPFRGLNGWPANPAFRATLLAYFDETQALGAWLHRAFACDLGLPPDHFEFLIDRPMSTLRLLHYPPQPVEAEPGQIGAGEHTDYGNITLLMTDDVGGLQVRRRDGVWIEAPVVPGAYVVNIGDCLMRWTNDVYVSTPHRVVNASGRERFSIAYFLDPNPDALVAALPGTVAPGAQPNHPPVAAADYLAGRLDATYAHRRGGTDG; encoded by the coding sequence ATGTCCGATCAGCTTCCCGTCATCGATCTCTCCGGCCGCGACCTGCCGCGCCTGGCGGCGCTGATCGGGGCGGCATGCCGTGAGATCGGCTTCTTCTATGTTATCGGCCATGGCGTCCCACAGGCTTTGATCGACGAAACCTTTGCGCGCGCCCGCTGGTTCTTTGCACTCGATCCGACCGAAAAGGCGCGCGTGGCGATCGAGCGGGTCGGCAACAACCGCGGCTATGCGGCCCTGAAGAGCGAGGCGCTCGATCCGGCCCGCCCCGCCGACCTGAAGGAGGCCTTCAACGTCGGTCTCGAACTTGCCGCAGATCACCCGGACCTGCAGGCCGGTGTTCCCTTTCGTGGTCTCAACGGCTGGCCGGCCAATCCGGCCTTCCGCGCAACCCTACTGGCCTATTTCGACGAAACCCAGGCGTTGGGCGCATGGCTGCATCGTGCCTTCGCCTGCGATCTCGGGCTCCCGCCGGATCATTTCGAATTCCTGATCGACCGGCCGATGTCGACCCTGCGCCTGCTGCACTATCCCCCGCAGCCGGTCGAGGCCGAGCCCGGGCAGATCGGCGCCGGCGAACATACCGACTACGGCAACATCACGCTTCTGATGACCGACGACGTCGGCGGCCTGCAGGTCCGGCGGCGGGACGGGGTCTGGATCGAGGCGCCGGTCGTTCCCGGCGCCTATGTGGTCAATATCGGCGACTGCCTGATGCGCTGGACCAACGACGTCTATGTCTCGACGCCGCATCGCGTGGTCAATGCGAGCGGGCGCGAGCGTTTCTCGATCGCCTATTTTCTCGATCCCAACCCGGATGCCCTCGTGGCCGCACTGCCCGGCACGGTCGCCCCCGGCGCGCAGCCGAACCATCCGCCGGTCGCGGCCGCCGACTATCTGGCAGGCCGTCTCGACGCAACCTACGCGCATCGCCGCGGCGGCACGGACGGGTGA
- a CDS encoding type III secretion system chaperone: protein MHQSSDAFLQLLADLGAEIGEDLSPDPSGVLTLVLDDESFSLESPEGSSFVYLQAAIRRLGPNRAADLEAAMRLNLFGHPLSNAWLALDPEGDALRLCCAISLDGLDTARLTAFLEAFATAIGALRHSDALPASGTLDTEIAQHFVRI, encoded by the coding sequence ATGCACCAGTCGTCCGACGCCTTCCTCCAACTGCTCGCCGATCTCGGGGCGGAAATCGGCGAAGACCTGTCGCCCGATCCGTCCGGCGTCCTGACCCTGGTTCTCGACGACGAGAGCTTCTCGCTCGAAAGCCCGGAAGGATCGAGCTTCGTCTACCTGCAGGCCGCCATCCGTCGGCTCGGCCCGAACCGCGCGGCCGATCTGGAAGCCGCGATGCGGCTCAATCTGTTCGGGCACCCGCTGTCCAACGCCTGGCTCGCGCTCGATCCGGAGGGCGATGCCCTGCGCCTGTGCTGCGCCATTTCGCTCGACGGGCTGGATACCGCCCGGCTGACCGCCTTTCTGGAAGCCTTTGCGACGGCGATCGGCGCCTTGCGCCACAGCGACGCCCTCCCGGCGTCCGGAACGCTCGATACCGAGATCGCGCAGCATTTCGTGCGCATCTGA
- a CDS encoding transglutaminase-like cysteine peptidase, whose amino-acid sequence MMRRFLVCSLTVAAVATAAVTLSSLPAHAISLGGSATQFKKARHSFIQEGSYAVAPMGHVMFCLNSPSECRKPSLIRVTRIGLTDQRRAVLEGVNRAVNREILPVNDRSGPGIVDQWSLAPTSGDCEDFAITKRHRLIQAGWPASALRLAVGRVPNGEGHAVLVVKTRDGDLVLDNRSDAIRPWRATDIRWVSIQAAEDPRFWRSL is encoded by the coding sequence ATGATGCGTCGTTTTCTGGTTTGCTCTCTCACTGTCGCCGCCGTCGCTACCGCCGCCGTCACGCTGTCAAGCCTGCCGGCGCATGCCATCAGCCTCGGCGGTTCGGCCACCCAGTTCAAAAAGGCGCGGCACAGCTTCATCCAGGAAGGCAGCTACGCGGTCGCCCCGATGGGCCATGTCATGTTCTGCCTGAACAGCCCGTCGGAATGCCGCAAGCCGAGCCTGATCCGCGTCACCCGGATCGGCCTGACCGACCAGCGCCGGGCCGTGCTGGAAGGCGTCAACCGGGCCGTCAACCGGGAGATCCTGCCGGTCAACGACCGGTCCGGTCCGGGCATCGTCGACCAGTGGTCGCTTGCCCCGACCAGCGGCGATTGCGAGGATTTCGCCATCACCAAGCGGCACCGGCTGATCCAGGCCGGATGGCCGGCCTCGGCGCTTCGTCTGGCGGTCGGACGCGTACCGAACGGCGAGGGCCATGCGGTGCTGGTCGTGAAGACCCGCGACGGCGATCTCGTGCTCGACAACCGGTCCGACGCGATCCGGCCCTGGCGGGCGACCGACATCCGGTGGGTGTCGATCCAGGCCGCCGAGGACCCCCGTTTCTGGCGCAGTCTCTGA
- a CDS encoding SDR family oxidoreductase, with the protein MTTGKVALITAGGSGMGAAAARRLAADGYRVAILSSSGKGEALAAELGGIGVTGSNQSNDDLKRLVDAAMAAWGRIDALVNSAGHGPRGPVLEISDADWHRGMDVYLMNVIRPVRLVIPIMQAQKGGAIVNISTAWAFEPSPMFPTSAVFRAGLAAYTKLVADSYAADNIRINNVLPGWIDSLPATEERRAAVPMRRYGTSDEIAATVAFLLSDGGGYITGQNLKVDGGLMRSL; encoded by the coding sequence ATGACGACCGGCAAGGTGGCGCTGATCACGGCGGGCGGCAGCGGCATGGGCGCGGCGGCGGCCCGGCGGCTGGCGGCGGACGGCTACCGGGTCGCGATCCTGTCGTCGTCCGGCAAGGGCGAGGCTCTGGCCGCCGAACTCGGCGGCATCGGCGTGACCGGTTCGAACCAGTCGAACGACGACCTGAAGCGGCTGGTCGACGCCGCCATGGCCGCGTGGGGCCGCATCGACGCGCTCGTCAACAGTGCCGGCCACGGGCCGCGCGGGCCGGTGCTGGAGATCAGCGACGCCGACTGGCATCGCGGCATGGACGTCTATCTGATGAACGTCATCCGCCCGGTCCGGCTGGTGATTCCGATCATGCAGGCGCAGAAGGGCGGCGCCATCGTCAACATCTCGACCGCCTGGGCGTTCGAACCGTCGCCGATGTTCCCCACCTCGGCGGTGTTCCGCGCCGGCCTCGCCGCCTACACCAAGCTGGTCGCCGACAGCTATGCGGCCGACAACATCCGCATCAACAACGTCCTGCCCGGCTGGATCGACAGCCTGCCGGCAACCGAGGAACGCCGCGCCGCCGTGCCGATGCGGCGCTACGGCACCAGCGACGAGATCGCCGCCACGGTGGCGTTCCTGCTGTCCGACGGCGGCGGCTACATCACCGGTCAAAATCTGAAGGTCGACGGCGGGCTGATGCGGTCGCTCTGA
- a CDS encoding GntR family transcriptional regulator: protein MKAPITAISGKSRPNLRVIEAGTPTRTVDSSLTRAERLRAELADDIVCGRLAPGTALDETTLANRFGVSRTPVREALRELAAAGLVVHRAHRGAVVTALTEERLREMFSVMTELEALAAAGCASSMSPSERQQLVDIHDDAENLVRAGDLAAYAEANDRFHDCLYAGSHNSFLAETLLSVRRRVSAFRRAQFRSLGRLKLSHEEHDRVVQAVLRGDRDAAAREMRSHLETVRDSFLVFHDGL, encoded by the coding sequence ATGAAGGCGCCCATAACGGCGATCTCAGGCAAGAGCAGACCGAATCTCCGCGTGATCGAGGCCGGCACCCCGACGCGAACGGTGGATTCGAGCCTGACGCGCGCCGAACGACTGCGTGCGGAGCTCGCCGACGATATCGTCTGCGGCCGACTGGCACCGGGCACCGCGCTCGACGAGACGACGCTCGCCAATCGATTCGGCGTGTCGCGGACGCCGGTCCGCGAAGCCCTGCGCGAACTGGCCGCGGCCGGGCTGGTGGTGCATCGCGCCCATCGCGGAGCGGTCGTCACAGCGCTCACCGAGGAGCGGCTGCGCGAGATGTTCTCCGTCATGACCGAACTGGAGGCACTCGCGGCGGCCGGCTGCGCAAGTTCCATGTCGCCCTCCGAACGGCAGCAACTGGTCGACATCCACGACGACGCCGAGAATCTGGTCCGCGCCGGCGATCTGGCGGCCTATGCCGAAGCCAACGATCGGTTTCACGACTGCCTCTATGCCGGCAGCCACAATTCCTTCCTGGCCGAGACCCTTCTGTCGGTGCGCCGGCGCGTGTCCGCCTTCCGCCGCGCCCAGTTCCGCAGTCTCGGCCGGCTGAAGCTCAGCCATGAGGAGCACGACCGCGTCGTGCAGGCGGTCCTGAGAGGCGACCGCGATGCGGCGGCGCGCGAGATGCGCAGCCATCTCGAGACGGTGCGCGATTCCTTCCTCGTCTTCCACGACGGCCTCTGA
- a CDS encoding helix-turn-helix domain-containing protein, whose product MPVVIVRSPSIEAVRPCLHRSGIRRAGKVRAIGDIYSTISLSKAIDSGDPFDKCHVDRSTDVNIRELAALTGVAERQIRYMIAEGFVPAPRGGRARADYGDDHVAAIRRYGELRARGLPPAAIKVLLNEGGAVPFPVAPGLTLMVEPRLIGSGEPAEGLVARLAEVVRTIVEKDRRDDD is encoded by the coding sequence TTGCCGGTCGTCATCGTGCGTTCCCCCTCGATCGAAGCCGTTCGGCCCTGCCTCCATCGATCAGGAATCCGCCGCGCTGGCAAGGTGCGCGCGATCGGCGACATCTATTCGACAATATCCTTGTCGAAAGCAATTGACAGCGGCGACCCTTTCGACAAATGTCATGTCGATAGGAGCACCGACGTGAACATCCGCGAGCTCGCCGCCCTGACCGGGGTCGCCGAACGCCAGATCCGCTACATGATCGCCGAAGGCTTCGTGCCGGCGCCGCGCGGCGGACGGGCACGGGCGGACTACGGCGACGACCATGTCGCGGCGATCCGACGCTATGGCGAATTGCGCGCCAGGGGCCTGCCGCCCGCGGCCATCAAGGTGCTTCTGAACGAGGGGGGCGCGGTTCCGTTTCCGGTCGCGCCGGGGCTGACCCTCATGGTGGAACCCCGCCTGATCGGCAGCGGCGAACCGGCCGAAGGGCTGGTGGCTCGCCTGGCCGAGGTGGTGCGGACGATCGTCGAAAAGGACCGCCGCGATGACGACTGA
- a CDS encoding GAF domain-containing protein has translation MHPVPINEAERLEIVRDLGLVARNSAPALQAICRRALRDFKVSTVLITLVEENEVIGLATAGRDLPLLPRTQALCSHVIVEESALVVADLRLDARFAGNILTCRYGLRSIAAAPIRHNGQHPIGALCLLDTVPRDFSAREISYLQRLAERAATEIWFCDAVNRPNRVLID, from the coding sequence GTGCATCCGGTCCCGATCAATGAAGCCGAGCGTTTGGAGATCGTCCGCGATCTCGGACTCGTTGCTCGCAACTCCGCACCGGCCCTGCAGGCTATCTGCAGACGGGCGTTGAGAGATTTCAAGGTTTCGACGGTCCTCATCACACTGGTCGAGGAGAACGAGGTCATCGGGCTCGCCACGGCCGGCCGCGACCTGCCGCTGCTGCCGCGCACACAGGCATTGTGCAGCCATGTGATCGTCGAGGAATCCGCCCTGGTCGTCGCCGACCTCCGATTGGATGCCCGATTTGCGGGCAACATCCTGACCTGCCGGTATGGCCTGCGCTCGATCGCCGCCGCGCCGATCCGCCACAACGGCCAGCATCCGATCGGCGCCCTCTGCCTGCTCGACACCGTGCCGCGCGATTTCTCTGCGCGCGAGATTTCCTACCTGCAGCGCCTCGCCGAGCGCGCCGCCACGGAAATTTGGTTCTGCGATGCCGTGAACCGCCCGAATCGCGTCCTGATCGACTAG
- the atzF gene encoding allophanate hydrolase → MPKAVPASFDIASLATAYSEGLDPKDLLAAVEARIATHADPALFLARPTGAALTARAAALAALPADARAGLPLFGIPFVVKDNIDVAGLPTTAACPDFAYVPEASATVVARLEAAGAIMLGKVNLDQFATGLVGVRSPYGVPRNAFDPVLIPGGSSSGSATAVSAGIASFSLGTDTAGSGRVPAGLNNLVGLKPTPGLTSTQGVVPACRSLDCVSIFGLTVDDAWAVLTVMGGYDPADAFSRPIPIGTPGATPARVRIGMPGPAHRHFFGDTAGEAAFVAALDGLAARGWDLIEVDFEPFLAAARLLYEGPWVAERYAAIEAFITAKPDALHPVTRAIIEPACGRSAVEAFKASYRLADLRRQSEAVWGRVDALVMPTVTRAWTVAEVTADPIATNSALGTYTNFVNLFGLSALAVPERLRSDGRPSGLTFVAPGGRDAWLASIGRRVEGESGLPLGATGLPRPVPAPLAPMAPDGTVPLLVVGAHMSGLPLNGELVSRGGSFVAAVRTERSYRLHALAGGPPERPGLVRVGDGAGFAIPGEVWALPPEGLGSLLPLIPEPLCIGTVRLEDGATVKGFLCEREGLEGALDISGIGGWRAHLAR, encoded by the coding sequence ATGCCGAAGGCCGTGCCTGCCAGTTTCGATATCGCGTCGCTCGCGACGGCCTATTCGGAAGGGCTTGACCCGAAGGATCTGCTGGCCGCCGTCGAGGCGCGGATCGCCACCCATGCTGATCCGGCCCTGTTCCTGGCGCGGCCGACCGGCGCCGCGCTGACGGCCCGGGCGGCGGCTCTGGCCGCGCTTCCGGCCGACGCGCGGGCCGGGCTGCCGCTCTTCGGCATCCCCTTCGTGGTCAAGGACAATATCGATGTCGCCGGGCTGCCGACCACGGCCGCCTGTCCGGACTTCGCCTATGTCCCGGAGGCCTCGGCGACGGTGGTCGCCCGGCTGGAAGCGGCCGGCGCGATCATGCTCGGCAAGGTCAATCTCGACCAGTTCGCGACCGGCCTCGTCGGCGTCCGCTCGCCCTATGGCGTGCCGCGCAACGCCTTCGATCCGGTCCTCATCCCGGGCGGCTCCTCGTCCGGTTCGGCGACGGCGGTCTCCGCCGGCATCGCATCCTTTTCGCTCGGCACCGACACGGCCGGGTCCGGCCGCGTGCCGGCCGGCCTCAACAATCTGGTCGGCCTGAAGCCGACGCCCGGTCTGACCTCGACCCAGGGCGTCGTGCCGGCCTGCCGGTCGCTCGATTGCGTCTCGATCTTCGGCCTGACCGTCGACGATGCCTGGGCGGTCCTGACGGTGATGGGCGGCTATGATCCGGCCGATGCCTTCTCGCGACCGATCCCGATCGGAACGCCGGGAGCGACGCCGGCGCGGGTGCGGATCGGCATGCCCGGGCCGGCGCATCGCCACTTCTTCGGCGACACGGCCGGGGAGGCGGCCTTCGTGGCGGCGCTCGACGGGCTGGCGGCGCGGGGATGGGATCTGATCGAGGTCGATTTCGAGCCGTTCCTGGCCGCCGCGCGCCTGCTCTACGAGGGGCCGTGGGTGGCCGAGCGCTACGCGGCGATCGAGGCCTTCATCACCGCGAAGCCGGACGCGCTGCACCCGGTCACCCGGGCGATCATCGAGCCGGCCTGCGGGCGCAGCGCCGTCGAGGCCTTCAAGGCCTCCTATCGCCTCGCCGACCTGCGCCGTCAGAGCGAAGCCGTCTGGGGCCGCGTCGACGCGCTCGTCATGCCGACCGTCACCCGCGCCTGGACGGTCGCGGAAGTGACCGCCGATCCGATCGCGACCAATTCGGCGCTCGGCACCTATACCAATTTCGTCAACCTGTTCGGCCTCTCGGCCTTGGCCGTGCCCGAGCGGTTGCGTTCGGACGGGCGTCCGTCCGGCCTGACCTTCGTGGCACCGGGCGGGCGCGACGCCTGGCTCGCCTCGATCGGACGGCGGGTCGAGGGCGAGAGCGGTCTGCCGCTCGGCGCGACCGGCCTGCCGAGGCCCGTCCCGGCGCCGCTTGCTCCGATGGCGCCGGACGGCACGGTACCGCTTCTGGTGGTCGGGGCGCACATGTCCGGCCTGCCGCTCAACGGCGAACTCGTCAGCCGCGGCGGCAGCTTCGTCGCCGCGGTGCGCACCGAGCGCTCGTACCGGCTGCACGCGCTGGCCGGCGGACCGCCGGAACGTCCGGGGCTGGTCAGGGTGGGCGACGGTGCGGGTTTCGCCATTCCGGGCGAGGTCTGGGCCCTGCCGCCGGAAGGGCTCGGCTCGCTCCTGCCGCTGATCCCCGAGCCGCTGTGCATCGGCACCGTCCGGCTCGAGGACGGCGCGACCGTGAAGGGCTTCCTGTGCGAGCGCGAGGGGCTGGAGGGCGCTCTCGACATTTCGGGCATTGGGGGCTGGCGCGCCCATCTGGCGCGCTGA